One window from the genome of Bacillus weihaiensis encodes:
- a CDS encoding malate:quinone oxidoreductase, protein MSNNPKKSDVILIGAGVMSATLGTLLKELAPEWEIKVFEKLANAGEESSNEWNNAGTGHAALCELNYTTEKADGSVDISKAIKINEQFQLSRQFWSYLVKRSIIERPQEFIMPIPHMSLVQGEDNVTFLKKRFKALSTNPLFEGMEYTEEESKLNEWIPLIMEGRTSKEPIAATKIDSGTDVNFGALTRILFDQLEKQNVELNYRHSVEDIKRAADGSWEVKVQDLENAKTEYHKAKFVFIGGGGGSLPLLQKTGIPESKQIGGFPVSGLFLVCNKPEVVEKHHAKVYGKAKVGAPPMSVPHLDTRYIDQKKSLLFGPFAGFTPKFLKTGSNLDLFGSVKPNNVLTMLAAGVKEMSLTKYLIQQVLLSNEKRIEELREFIPTAKLEDWDIVVAGQRVQVIKDTEAGGKGTLQFGTEVVSAADGSIAALLGASPGASTAVHVMLEVLQKCFPEHINEWENKIKEMVPSYGISLVENPSFFKEIHASTAETLGLSEKEPVLH, encoded by the coding sequence ATGAGTAACAACCCAAAAAAATCAGACGTTATCTTAATTGGTGCCGGTGTAATGAGTGCCACTTTAGGTACTTTACTAAAAGAGTTAGCACCTGAATGGGAAATAAAAGTGTTTGAAAAGCTTGCAAATGCAGGAGAAGAAAGTTCTAACGAATGGAATAATGCTGGAACAGGCCATGCTGCGCTTTGTGAGTTGAATTATACAACCGAAAAAGCGGATGGATCTGTTGACATTAGTAAAGCAATAAAAATCAATGAACAGTTTCAATTATCAAGACAATTTTGGTCGTATCTTGTAAAACGGTCGATTATTGAACGTCCACAAGAGTTTATTATGCCAATTCCTCATATGAGTTTAGTCCAAGGTGAAGACAATGTTACTTTTTTAAAAAAACGTTTTAAAGCGCTATCAACAAATCCCCTATTTGAGGGGATGGAGTATACTGAGGAAGAAAGCAAGCTAAACGAATGGATTCCACTTATTATGGAGGGGCGTACTTCTAAGGAACCGATTGCTGCAACTAAGATTGATAGTGGAACTGACGTTAATTTCGGAGCTTTAACAAGAATTTTATTTGACCAGCTTGAAAAACAAAATGTCGAGTTGAATTATAGACATAGCGTGGAAGATATTAAACGTGCAGCAGATGGATCTTGGGAAGTGAAGGTACAGGATCTTGAAAACGCTAAAACGGAATACCATAAAGCTAAGTTCGTTTTTATAGGTGGTGGTGGTGGCAGTCTGCCATTATTACAAAAAACAGGCATTCCAGAGTCGAAACAGATTGGTGGATTCCCTGTTAGTGGTCTCTTTTTAGTCTGTAACAAGCCAGAAGTGGTTGAGAAGCATCATGCGAAGGTGTACGGTAAAGCGAAGGTTGGAGCACCACCAATGTCTGTACCGCACTTAGATACACGCTATATTGATCAGAAGAAGTCCCTTTTATTTGGTCCATTTGCTGGGTTCACACCGAAGTTTTTAAAAACGGGTTCTAATTTAGATTTATTTGGATCTGTCAAACCAAATAATGTTCTGACAATGCTCGCTGCAGGAGTAAAAGAGATGTCATTAACTAAATATCTCATTCAGCAGGTTTTATTATCGAATGAAAAACGGATAGAGGAATTAAGAGAGTTTATCCCTACTGCTAAACTTGAAGATTGGGATATTGTAGTGGCGGGTCAACGTGTTCAAGTAATCAAAGACACAGAAGCTGGTGGAAAAGGAACATTGCAATTTGGAACAGAGGTTGTTAGTGCAGCAGATGGTTCAATTGCAGCCTTACTTGGTGCTTCACCAGGTGCATCAACTGCTGTCCATGTCATGCTTGAAGTTTTACAAAAGTGTTTCCCAGAACATATAAATGAGTGGGAAAATAAAATAAAAGAGATGGTTCCTTCCTATGGAATCTCGTTAGTAGAAAATCCATCCTTCTTTAAAGAAATTCATGCTTCAACTGCTGAGACGCTCGGTTTAAGTGAAAAAGAACCTGTTCTACATTAA
- a CDS encoding MBL fold metallo-hydrolase, producing MKIEFLGTGGAIPTPRPLCTCHICLEAKEKGVPYSRMGPSIFVHDLQLLIDTPEDIYQQVNRSTISEIKGVLYSHWHPDHVMGRRIIETISADWIQHPPKHKKVDVYLPEQVEKDFHTYLGSREHLTFFEWKGFAHTQIVHDGETLSLKGTTIFPFRLAEDYVYGFLFEQQDKRVLIVMDELNNWKPDPSLVGVDLAILPAGVFDIHPLTGERLLAEDHPVLEVEATFTETLEMIQELNAGRVILTHIEKVNGLSYRELKEVEIKLRALNIHVEFAYDTQMVTI from the coding sequence ATGAAAATTGAATTCCTCGGTACAGGTGGAGCAATACCTACCCCAAGACCATTATGTACCTGTCACATTTGTTTAGAAGCAAAAGAAAAAGGCGTACCATATAGCCGAATGGGTCCAAGCATTTTTGTTCATGACCTTCAATTATTAATTGATACACCAGAGGATATTTATCAGCAGGTGAATCGTTCGACTATCTCCGAAATAAAAGGTGTATTGTATTCTCATTGGCACCCAGATCATGTTATGGGAAGAAGAATAATTGAAACAATAAGTGCAGATTGGATTCAACATCCACCGAAGCATAAGAAGGTAGATGTGTATCTACCAGAACAGGTTGAGAAGGATTTCCATACCTATTTAGGTAGTCGTGAGCATCTTACGTTTTTTGAATGGAAAGGGTTTGCTCATACACAAATCGTTCATGATGGAGAAACTCTTTCATTAAAAGGGACGACCATTTTTCCTTTTAGGTTGGCCGAAGATTACGTATATGGCTTTTTGTTCGAACAACAGGATAAAAGAGTCCTTATAGTTATGGACGAATTGAATAACTGGAAACCTGATCCATCACTAGTGGGTGTGGATTTGGCGATTTTACCAGCAGGGGTATTTGATATCCATCCTTTAACAGGAGAGAGACTGTTAGCTGAGGACCATCCTGTTTTGGAGGTTGAAGCAACATTTACTGAGACCTTAGAAATGATTCAGGAGCTAAATGCAGGAAGAGTTATCTTAACCCATATTGAGAAAGTAAATGGATTAAGCTATAGAGAATTAAAAGAAGTGGAGATAAAGCTTAGGGCATTAAACATACATGTTGAATTTGCTTACGATACGCAAATGGTCACAATATAA
- the spoIID gene encoding stage II sporulation protein D gives MERIHISILGGLASLIMIILIIPSVIVSPFVSKTNVFQVEDIVKNPKELKPSINSFPTEASVEVAVYRTKSNLVEKVALEEYVAGVVASEMPVSFELEALKAQSLAARTFIVNRLLSDFSGGRKSHTDITDQSKFNQAYKNKEELKELWKDQYDVYMSKIEAAVFATRGFILTYDGEPIDPSFFSASNGYTENSEEIWSYPLPYLRSVESPWDKQSPHYHDQIVLELEQFEKKLGVKIHTNSVFAKVIAKTKGGRVKEIEISGQSFTGKEVRDLLDLKSTDFTLEKAGETVLIKTLGHGHGVGMSQYGANGMAKEGKTYTDIIHYYYKDIDIKKVDPYIDTLVVKE, from the coding sequence ATGGAGAGAATACATATATCCATTCTTGGTGGACTAGCATCACTTATTATGATTATCCTTATTATTCCATCTGTTATCGTCAGTCCTTTCGTAAGTAAAACAAATGTATTTCAAGTAGAAGATATCGTTAAGAACCCTAAGGAACTTAAGCCTTCTATAAATTCATTTCCAACAGAAGCTTCTGTAGAAGTAGCTGTTTACCGAACGAAGTCTAATCTAGTCGAAAAAGTAGCTTTAGAAGAATACGTTGCCGGAGTAGTAGCCTCTGAAATGCCTGTTTCGTTCGAGCTTGAGGCATTAAAAGCACAATCATTAGCTGCGAGAACTTTTATTGTTAATAGATTACTATCTGATTTTAGTGGGGGAAGGAAGAGTCATACAGATATTACGGATCAAAGTAAGTTTAATCAAGCTTATAAAAATAAGGAAGAATTAAAAGAACTTTGGAAGGATCAATATGACGTGTATATGTCTAAAATCGAAGCGGCCGTATTTGCGACTAGGGGATTCATTTTAACATATGATGGAGAGCCAATTGATCCTTCTTTCTTCTCTGCTAGTAATGGATACACAGAAAACTCAGAAGAAATCTGGTCCTATCCTTTACCATATTTACGAAGTGTAGAGAGTCCTTGGGATAAACAATCACCTCACTATCATGATCAAATAGTGTTGGAGTTAGAACAATTTGAAAAAAAACTTGGAGTGAAGATCCATACGAACAGTGTTTTTGCAAAAGTCATAGCAAAAACTAAAGGAGGTAGAGTGAAAGAAATAGAAATATCAGGACAAAGCTTCACAGGAAAAGAAGTAAGGGATTTATTAGATCTGAAATCAACAGACTTTACGCTAGAAAAAGCTGGAGAAACTGTTTTAATAAAGACTTTGGGACATGGACATGGAGTGGGGATGAGTCAATATGGTGCAAATGGAATGGCAAAAGAGGGAAAGACGTACACAGATATCATACATTATTATTATAAAGATATTGATATAAAAAAAGTAGATCCGTATATTGATACACTCGTTGTCAAAGAGTAA
- a CDS encoding GNAT family N-acetyltransferase produces the protein MIQLNGQKVRLKQAVDTDEVDQLYYWKYEEKEQEAKKWNGPYIPEPFMTKKEFRESWLKENELFPHVPFSLLIIIDGKVTGYVSSYWVDRMTNWLETGIVIFDCDYWNGGYGSEAYKLWIDFLFSQTNLHRLGMSTWSGNTRMMKVAEKIGMREEARIRKARIVNDIYYDAIKMGMLREDWNSSNKILKLVEINESLKDQVIDFFTLHWGGSEMVLSSGIYDCSTLDGFLTQNDQNEIMGLITYKIKGIECEIISLDSVVEGKGTGSRLVKEVEKKAKQHKCKQVSVITTNDNLPALAFYQKRGFTIATILNQAVEKARKRKPSIPINGYNGIPIKDEIKLVKEIDPS, from the coding sequence TTGATTCAACTAAACGGGCAAAAGGTAAGACTTAAACAAGCAGTGGACACTGATGAAGTCGATCAACTGTATTATTGGAAATATGAGGAGAAAGAGCAAGAAGCGAAGAAATGGAATGGTCCTTATATCCCAGAGCCTTTCATGACAAAGAAGGAATTTAGAGAAAGCTGGTTGAAGGAAAATGAGCTGTTTCCACATGTGCCATTTTCATTGCTTATTATCATAGATGGAAAAGTAACTGGATATGTTAGCTCATACTGGGTAGACCGAATGACAAACTGGCTAGAGACCGGTATCGTCATATTTGATTGTGATTATTGGAATGGTGGATACGGGTCTGAAGCTTATAAGCTATGGATTGATTTTCTATTTTCTCAAACGAATCTTCATAGACTTGGCATGTCTACTTGGTCAGGTAATACAAGAATGATGAAGGTAGCAGAAAAAATTGGTATGAGGGAAGAGGCACGTATTCGTAAAGCAAGGATCGTAAATGACATCTATTATGATGCGATAAAAATGGGGATGTTAAGAGAAGACTGGAATAGTAGTAACAAGATCCTAAAGCTTGTCGAAATAAATGAATCCTTAAAAGACCAAGTAATTGATTTTTTCACCCTTCACTGGGGCGGATCTGAGATGGTTCTTTCTAGTGGTATATATGATTGCAGCACATTAGACGGTTTTCTCACACAAAATGACCAGAATGAAATAATGGGATTGATTACATACAAAATAAAAGGAATAGAGTGTGAAATTATTTCTTTAGATAGTGTAGTTGAAGGCAAGGGAACGGGTTCGCGGCTAGTGAAAGAGGTAGAAAAGAAAGCGAAGCAACATAAATGTAAGCAAGTATCGGTTATCACGACAAACGACAATTTGCCAGCTCTTGCTTTTTACCAAAAACGAGGATTCACCATTGCTACAATCCTGAACCAAGCGGTGGAAAAAGCAAGAAAACGAAAGCCAAGTATTCCTATAAATGGATATAACGGTATTCCAATTAAAGATGAAATCAAATTAGTAAAAGAAATCGATCCATCATAG
- a CDS encoding PspC domain-containing protein, protein MYKTLKRSSINQSIVGVCGGIGEFFGISPLAVRVIFIILLPVSMLAYLILANTMSMDGPKIKGYK, encoded by the coding sequence ATGTATAAAACACTAAAAAGATCTTCTATTAATCAATCAATTGTAGGAGTTTGTGGGGGGATCGGTGAATTTTTTGGTATTTCTCCGCTAGCTGTAAGAGTGATTTTTATTATCTTACTACCAGTATCAATGTTAGCTTATCTCATCCTTGCAAATACAATGAGTATGGATGGTCCTAAGATAAAAGGCTATAAGTAG
- a CDS encoding GNAT family N-acetyltransferase, whose amino-acid sequence MKIRSAQLKDVEAISDVHIKSWKQTYTEIVPEKYLSTLSIEEKRQLWTRVIPNGGVYVVQDDHGDVIGFASGGKERTGTYEKYEGELYAIYLLKQYQGRGIGKKLFQVVVNDLKTKEIQSLVVWVIAENSSRLFYEKMEGVPIDKKEIDIGGVLVEEIAFGWTSLK is encoded by the coding sequence ATGAAAATTAGATCAGCACAACTGAAAGATGTAGAAGCAATAAGTGACGTCCACATAAAAAGCTGGAAACAAACATATACAGAGATAGTGCCGGAAAAGTATTTATCTACTTTATCAATTGAAGAAAAACGGCAGTTATGGACGCGTGTCATCCCAAATGGTGGTGTGTATGTTGTACAAGATGATCACGGAGATGTCATCGGCTTTGCATCAGGTGGGAAGGAACGAACAGGAACATATGAAAAATATGAAGGGGAGCTTTACGCCATATATCTCCTAAAGCAATACCAAGGGAGAGGAATTGGAAAGAAGCTCTTTCAAGTAGTAGTAAATGACTTGAAAACGAAAGAAATCCAATCACTGGTCGTTTGGGTAATAGCAGAAAACTCTTCCAGATTATTTTATGAAAAAATGGAAGGAGTTCCAATAGATAAAAAGGAAATTGACATTGGTGGGGTACTTGTTGAAGAGATTGCCTTTGGATGGACGAGCTTAAAATAA
- a CDS encoding cupin, whose amino-acid sequence MEIYSFTQSNGKRIKQFQSDFIMSRILHTEKPVHIASMYLEENGIIGFHQAVTAQLLLIVHGCGLVRGELEKFWNVQAGDAVFWKKGEWHETKSLNGLTAIVIEGEELDPSAYMTRSFCCYE is encoded by the coding sequence ATGGAGATTTACTCTTTTACACAGTCTAATGGAAAACGGATTAAGCAATTTCAATCAGATTTTATTATGTCACGAATTTTACATACAGAAAAACCAGTTCATATTGCCTCTATGTATTTGGAGGAGAATGGCATAATAGGTTTTCACCAAGCTGTTACCGCTCAGCTGCTCCTTATTGTGCATGGGTGTGGACTTGTAAGAGGAGAGCTGGAGAAATTCTGGAATGTTCAGGCGGGAGATGCTGTTTTTTGGAAAAAGGGAGAATGGCACGAAACAAAATCTCTCAATGGTCTAACGGCAATTGTAATTGAAGGTGAGGAGCTCGATCCTTCTGCTTATATGACAAGAAGCTTTTGCTGTTACGAATAA
- a CDS encoding histidine phosphatase family protein: protein MQGKVYIVRHCEATGQAAEAKLTEQGLKQAEELGEFFSNIKVDRIISSPFLRAIHSIENVSKMKNLQIEVDDRLRERVLSTKNLLDWYSKLKKTYDDVNLRFEGGESSQEAMDRIVSLFDEVRKEDSKHIIIVTHGNVMSLLLKHVKETFSFKDWEKLSNPDVYKIETVSHKVAVNRIWRG from the coding sequence ATGCAAGGGAAAGTATATATCGTGAGACATTGTGAAGCAACTGGGCAAGCTGCAGAAGCTAAATTAACTGAACAAGGTCTGAAGCAAGCTGAGGAGTTGGGTGAGTTTTTCTCAAATATAAAGGTGGACCGAATCATTTCTAGTCCTTTTTTACGAGCAATTCATTCAATTGAAAATGTAAGCAAAATGAAAAATCTACAAATCGAAGTGGATGATCGGTTACGAGAACGAGTGTTAAGTACAAAAAACTTACTAGATTGGTATTCAAAGCTTAAGAAGACGTATGATGATGTAAACCTGAGGTTCGAAGGAGGAGAATCTAGTCAAGAAGCGATGGATCGTATTGTCTCCCTTTTTGATGAGGTAAGGAAAGAGGATTCCAAGCATATTATCATTGTGACACATGGGAATGTGATGTCGCTTCTTTTAAAGCATGTAAAAGAAACTTTTAGTTTTAAGGATTGGGAGAAACTAAGTAATCCAGATGTGTATAAGATTGAGACGGTTAGTCATAAAGTAGCTGTAAATAGAATCTGGAGGGGGTGA
- a CDS encoding FtsW/RodA/SpoVE family cell cycle protein gives MKNDQNHFDYFFVLAFILFFVVSCISIYHAQVIGEMKENVLLKQIVWYGVGGIIIFVVMLFDMEQIQRLRWYIYCFSIFLLIVLILSPESIARKINGAKSWFTFIPGISFQPSELSKIGLIICLSYVISQAGPSLISMKQHLLLLGKMTLLTFIPILCIMGQPDLGTSLVLLFIFAGMVLVSGISWKLILPVFLTLLIVGGGSIYLILFEPDFIKALGVKQYQLGRIYAWLDPETYKQGDGYHLYQSLLGVGSGQLQGMDNSDVHIPESHTDFIFSVIANKFGFYGAGTVICLYFFLLYRMIRLSIETKDSFSSFVCIGVITMITFHTFQNIGMTIGLLPITGIPLPFISYGGSAMIGNMLALGLVMSISLRNKKYFFDS, from the coding sequence ATGAAGAATGACCAAAATCATTTTGATTATTTTTTTGTTTTGGCTTTCATCCTTTTCTTTGTTGTAAGCTGTATCAGCATCTATCATGCACAGGTTATCGGGGAAATGAAAGAAAATGTATTACTAAAACAAATTGTCTGGTACGGTGTTGGGGGCATCATTATTTTTGTTGTGATGTTATTTGATATGGAACAAATTCAAAGACTTCGTTGGTATATTTATTGCTTTTCAATCTTTTTGTTGATTGTTCTCATACTCTCACCAGAATCAATAGCACGAAAAATCAATGGAGCAAAGAGCTGGTTTACCTTCATCCCTGGTATCTCTTTTCAACCATCGGAATTGTCCAAAATTGGGTTAATCATTTGCTTAAGCTACGTCATTTCACAGGCCGGACCATCGTTAATTAGCATGAAGCAACATCTGCTTCTTTTAGGTAAGATGACGCTTTTAACCTTTATCCCGATCCTCTGCATTATGGGTCAGCCTGATCTCGGGACATCACTGGTCCTCCTCTTTATCTTTGCAGGGATGGTCCTTGTTTCAGGAATATCATGGAAATTAATTTTACCGGTCTTTTTAACGTTACTGATTGTTGGTGGAGGATCCATTTACTTGATTCTCTTCGAACCGGACTTCATTAAAGCGCTTGGTGTAAAACAGTACCAGCTAGGAAGAATTTATGCATGGTTAGATCCGGAAACGTATAAGCAAGGTGATGGGTATCACCTCTATCAATCCTTACTCGGAGTTGGTTCTGGACAGTTGCAGGGAATGGATAACAGTGATGTTCATATTCCTGAAAGCCATACGGATTTTATTTTCAGCGTCATTGCAAATAAATTCGGCTTCTACGGGGCAGGTACCGTCATTTGCTTATATTTTTTCTTACTTTATCGAATGATTCGTTTATCCATTGAAACAAAGGATTCATTTTCTTCCTTCGTTTGTATTGGTGTCATCACGATGATTACCTTTCATACGTTTCAAAATATCGGGATGACAATAGGGTTACTACCGATCACTGGAATTCCTCTTCCTTTTATTAGCTATGGAGGAAGTGCCATGATTGGGAATATGCTCGCACTGGGACTTGTAATGAGTATAAGTCTGCGAAATAAAAAATATTTCTTTGATTCATAA
- a CDS encoding YjdJ family protein, giving the protein MKVNMIVQFGIGSLSLLFATVMAWYEGSNIIQNPSKWRYSALFTRMIDGPVQNGREILQIDYFIYAAKYYPFFPIMMIISTVYLALLIGYQLCKGHKRRFLFFFFYLAPLYCCLVE; this is encoded by the coding sequence TTGAAGGTTAACATGATTGTTCAGTTCGGTATCGGTAGTCTTAGTCTCCTTTTTGCAACAGTAATGGCCTGGTATGAAGGCAGCAATATTATACAGAACCCTAGTAAATGGAGATATTCTGCTCTATTTACTAGAATGATTGATGGACCAGTTCAAAACGGTAGGGAAATTTTACAAATTGATTATTTTATTTATGCTGCAAAGTATTATCCGTTCTTTCCTATCATGATGATTATTAGCACTGTGTATTTAGCTCTATTAATTGGTTATCAATTATGTAAGGGGCATAAGAGGAGGTTTCTTTTTTTCTTCTTTTATTTGGCTCCCTTGTATTGTTGTTTAGTGGAGTAA
- a CDS encoding DUF7010 family protein produces the protein MIMNITDLRNDVSISAKNGISFLCSGVFICVLMTIIYFLPMKIGLQNILALYSTGLMLPLAILLSRMIKVKWNDKENPLSRLGLILNVAQFIYFPIIFWMLFSNPNEFIVFFAIVTGAHFFPYGWLYKAKAYYWFAPIISIAVFIIGSYVGDEFIWLIPMTVPILLVILISFLYTDYRRKIDDRALRMEEFLS, from the coding sequence ATGATAATGAATATAACTGATTTAAGGAACGATGTATCTATAAGTGCTAAAAATGGAATTTCCTTTTTATGTTCAGGAGTTTTTATATGTGTATTAATGACCATCATCTATTTTTTGCCTATGAAAATTGGGCTGCAAAATATTCTTGCTTTATATTCGACAGGTCTTATGCTTCCACTAGCAATCCTGTTATCAAGGATGATCAAGGTGAAATGGAATGACAAAGAAAATCCGTTAAGTCGCTTAGGCCTTATTCTTAATGTAGCTCAATTTATCTACTTTCCCATTATTTTTTGGATGCTTTTTTCTAACCCTAATGAATTTATTGTGTTTTTTGCAATTGTTACAGGCGCTCATTTTTTTCCGTATGGCTGGCTTTATAAAGCGAAAGCATACTATTGGTTTGCTCCAATTATATCAATAGCTGTTTTTATCATTGGATCGTATGTAGGAGATGAGTTCATATGGTTGATTCCTATGACGGTTCCTATTTTGCTCGTTATATTGATTTCTTTTCTATACACTGATTATAGAAGAAAGATAGATGATAGAGCCTTAAGGATGGAAGAGTTTTTATCTTAG
- a CDS encoding class I SAM-dependent DNA methyltransferase: MYREASVYDHPQFFEDFLNRRNRDNSPNNVIEGPIVHQLIGNIKDKTILDLGCGDGRFGNELLSRGCTSYRGIDGSENMVRVAKDHVSELGGEIQLASLQTIDLKQRQYDLVVSRLVFHYLQDLKTVFRNVYYSLKDDGKFVFSVQHPLLLSSTKSAEALGKKTAWLVDDYFQSGERIEPWIGKNVVKYHRTIEEYFQLLKQAGFTIHDIREGTPSPDFFEDKQEYERRMRIPLFLLFSCGK, encoded by the coding sequence GTGTATAGAGAAGCATCTGTTTATGATCATCCTCAATTTTTTGAAGACTTTTTAAATCGTAGAAATCGAGATAATAGTCCGAACAATGTAATAGAAGGTCCAATTGTTCATCAACTAATTGGGAATATAAAGGATAAAACAATACTAGATTTAGGTTGTGGAGATGGACGATTTGGTAATGAATTATTGAGTAGAGGATGTACTTCCTATCGAGGTATAGACGGATCGGAAAATATGGTAAGGGTAGCGAAAGATCATGTAAGTGAACTCGGAGGAGAAATTCAGCTTGCCTCATTACAAACGATAGATTTAAAACAGAGGCAATATGATTTGGTTGTATCTAGATTAGTCTTTCATTATCTTCAAGATCTAAAAACAGTGTTTCGAAATGTATATTATTCTCTAAAGGATGATGGGAAATTTGTTTTCAGCGTACAGCATCCCCTCTTACTTTCCTCAACGAAAAGTGCTGAAGCATTAGGAAAAAAGACTGCTTGGTTAGTAGATGATTATTTTCAAAGTGGTGAAAGGATAGAGCCCTGGATTGGCAAAAACGTAGTGAAGTATCACCGAACAATTGAGGAGTATTTTCAATTGTTAAAGCAAGCGGGTTTTACCATACATGATATCCGAGAAGGAACACCAAGTCCGGATTTTTTTGAGGATAAGCAGGAGTATGAGCGAAGAATGAGAATACCATTATTCTTATTGTTTTCATGCGGAAAGTAA
- a CDS encoding DUF6054 family protein, producing the protein MEDKEITTLVFDNFFFRNGSTASLTVLLDHIDGETVMKCVSTGNGEGILDIGWGSGKSFINRKRRVVVEEDITGVVREE; encoded by the coding sequence GTGGAAGACAAGGAGATAACAACACTGGTTTTTGATAACTTTTTCTTTCGAAATGGAAGCACGGCCTCTTTGACTGTTCTACTAGATCATATTGACGGAGAAACCGTTATGAAATGTGTATCTACAGGAAATGGAGAAGGTATTTTAGATATAGGATGGGGATCAGGAAAAAGCTTCATTAATAGGAAAAGGAGAGTAGTAGTAGAAGAAGATATAACAGGAGTAGTTCGTGAGGAGTAA